AATTTTAAGACCCCAAATAGGcaaatacataatattatagcCCCAATACAGACTATTATATAACCAACTACATAATTTTAAGACcccaaatacataataataGGCAAAATTAATGTTCTGTAATCATACACaattaaagaaattacaaattaaaatattattatgacAAGTGTAAAAAGTGTAAATGACACTAAGCTTTAAAAGAAGGGAGTATTTGTTAGGAATAATATCACATACTGCTATGTCTTCCTAAACTTACCATTGAGGGATGTTGTATAAAGAGTCCAAGACGAGATATAAACCTATGCCTTATGCCCATCCATGAGCGGAATGTCAAATACCATTGGCAATCCCAACTCCATAACATAATATAGGTGACACCATAGAATGATGCTATGAAAAGACTCCACAACTCCGAGTGACCACAATCAAATGTACCATATATTTTATTCATGGCCATATTGAAGCTGACTTGCTTGTTAAGAACACCATACTCACATAATTCAATAGAACTCGTACATCTCTTACCAAGTAGACGCCCCATAGCAAGTTCTACCAAGCGTCTCTCACTCATATGCCAAGCTTCATGTGTCACAAATTAATATGATGCTCGTTGGACAACAATGAATCCATTAACCAAGCCGAATGGCCGATCCAACAAACTCAGAGAGTGACCTTTATTCCTGTCCTTCATCACTACTTAAAACCATTATTAATTTCTAATTTATCCTTATCAAGAATGCACCTGCTACCATTTCTGACCAAGCCACCAagtgatattaaattttttgtgatttttgaaaCATAATGAGAaagatggaaaaaaataaattctcaaaataagctttgaaaaattttaattctcaaaataagcatcTTTATGACTAAGCCTAAGATCAGGTGTTACTAACGGCGAACAAATAAActagtcaaaaaaagtcaaaattctttAAACTCTGTTACTAATAGCAAACAAAAGGAAGACAATGTCATAGCgttaaaaatgacaaaaaaatgaaaacaaagtttgtttgctgttagtaacagtgaacaaataattttgactttttttgactaatttttttgttcactgttagtaacagcaaacatAACTGACTTCACCTTTGGCACGAagatgcttattttgaaaattaaaatttcccaAAGcatattttggaattttttttataataagctTATTCTTTTCAATATTTCACATAATGAACATTTCTTACTAGCCCAATATCCACAACATTGCAAACCACATTGCTGACCATTAGTATCACTCCACCTTAAACACAATCATACGTAAAGAACCAATGTCTATTAAGTGTGATATGCAAAGAAATACCCAAACCAAGAATCCATTTTTCATTGACCTACGACTTGATTCAACCACAAGGTAAATAAAATAGACAATAGCTTCACTGGATAGAAGTGCGATCAAGCGGCTAAGGCTCAGTCAAGCAAATTAACAAGCATATGCTAAGCTGGGATCACTTAAAAGTCAAAGTGTTGGGTTGGGTGCATTCATAAAACCCTACTCAATTACTTtagattttaattttagatatatATCAAATGTGAGTAACTAAAGTCTGATTCATGTAAACTTTGCAAAAATAGACTGTAAAACCCTACTCAATTACTTAAGCCCCCCAACCTTAGATACAAATAACACCCGAAAAGTGATGACATAAAATTGACTCTGATAATAAAATTATCTTCAATTAGAACACCGCAAGTATCTCGAAAAGAATGCTCTCCGAGTACATGTCTGCAATATCTCGAAAAGTTTTAGGAGCTAATGTACAAGTCTAGTAACACCGCAAGTATTATACTCAACATTGAAAATTGTATGAGTCGTATACAAAGCTACAAGTCTAGTAACACCGCAAGTATTGGCTGGCTTCTCAATGTTCATATTCATACAACAGACCAAGTCAAAACTCAACATTTTACGGGaacacaacttaacacgaatAGCCTGTTAATCTGAAGAGAAGAAGCGTACCAGTAGAGCTAATGAACACAAATAATCTAAGGCACAGCTACAACATAGGCATTCCAAGCATCTTGTTGTGGAAAACTTGAGACCTCTTTGTATTTATCATCTCTTGCAGTACCAAATCCCCTGGAGCTTCTGTTTTTCTCAGTATCAGGCATCTCTTTTATCCAAAAGTGAACAGCTCTAAATCCCGCTTCTTCCAAACAGTCCCTTATCTCAGGCAGCGACCACCTGCAAATGAGTCGATAAGTTTTACACCATCGTAAAATTGTATGACATTCCAAATACTGAGGAAAGACTTACAGCCTCCAGCTATATGAAAAGGCATTGCGAATCTTTCTCTGTGGCTTTTGAAGTTGATAATGAAGACTAATCCGGGTCTTCCGTTGAATGACATCAAATTCTGCTTGCTCCCAAATATACTGTACATGATATAAAAGTAAGCACAATAACAACATTTTTCCATGAGTTGCTCAGTTGCTAACTTAGAAAACAAAACTTCGTTTTTAGTACAACATTTAAGTACAAATAACCTCAAAAGATAGCTATATCAGTAAAAATAAGCATCAACGGTAAAATTGAAATATTCCAGAAAGTCACtaaataataagttattttcgTGAGTTTCAGTGTATCCCAGAGCTAAAAaccaaaagacaaaaataagcTTCAACGGTAAAATTGAAATATTCTTTCAGAGCTCATCCTAAAAATGTTCTGTAAAGCATACCGTAAAATTGGGAAATCGTCTGCGAAGTTTCAGTTGATGCTCAGATGAAGCACCACCATATAAATCCATGACAAATATACCACCCTTCTTGGACAAAGCGCCAAGGGCATGTTTGAAATAGGCAACAAGTTCTGGTCGTTTATGCAGGCAGCAACAACTGTAATTAAAAGCACACACAATATCTCTTGCAGGCACCGAGAAATCCTTCTTCAAATTTCCACCACTATCAGAAGCTTCTGATCCCAAAGAGTTTTCAGTGGGAACATTTATTTTGGCGTCTTCAGTCTCTTGGATAGATACATTCTGAATGAGATCCTCAGGATTCGTGTTAACAAGTCTAGCCTCAAGAGGCTGCAAAACATTTCCATGAAAGAGAGAGATTCTGGAACAGTTATCATTACCGACTCTGTTCACATTATATTTCATGCACCAAATAAGTGCCTCAAGGTCTAGATCTATGCCTAAAGCAGTCCTCCGAGGGTCAGTTCGAAGCCACTCTGTACTGTTACAGAAAATTGCATAACACTCAGATTATATGTAACAATATTGGTAGCACCTGGATCTTATATCAATTAAAATGTAATcaaaatattctatcaaaaaaaGAAGATATGGCATGGCCCCTTTGGATGAGGTTATAAAGAAAAAGGATGATGTTTGAAACATGATATGAAATGTCCCATATCATCCCCTCCGTATACCATCTCATACCGAACAGAAAATTATAGTAAAGCTTTGGAAACTGTTCAAGATGATCTTACTTTGAAGCAGAGCTTAATGTTTGCAAGTACAGAAGAAAATCTCAACACCATTATGACATTCTTCAATTTTGTGTGAATAAGATGATATATTTTACAGATGACTATTGAGTCTTTTCATCTATAGAAATCATTTTTGTGTAAGCAGGTAACTCATTAACCATATAGACTACATAGAAAATATTACAAAGACTCTCATTTGCATGTTTTCAAACAACTATGGTATACTTCAAGAATAAGAAAATCAAAGCTTTCCCCAACCTAAATACCAGAATGAGTTAACAGCAAAAGATGTAGTACATTCATGAATTCTAGTTTCAATTTACAAAGATTCAAGAGTCCATTTATAAGAGTCAAGACAATAGTATCGTTTTCACATTTTGAGTGGGTGAGCCCTTAGAGCTTCATACTTACCctatcaattattattatatacacaTCATACTTACCCTTAGAGCTTTAATCACCACGAAACGCGACCCAAATCGCTCAAGGTGACGTCCCGGTGTAGAAGACCttttttaaaaggtattttggctttaatttacaaattaaagaataaaagagGAGGGAAAACAAGATGAAATTTAGAAACCTAATAAAATTCACTTAAAACCAATTTCCTTAAGCAAAaagaatcattttaatttaattttgttttcaaatatattttttatacataatatGTCTCATACCCAATCGTTCCCGAGTCAATCTAGGTTGCGTTCCTTGTTCCTGTTCCAAACCGAATATCGTTCCAGGTAAAAATGGAGCTGAGAAAATAGAAATCAAACACAAGTGAAGTACTTCAAAGAAGTAGAATCAAAAAGTATCTATTAAGGGGGGGAATGAAAAAGACAATGCCAACTGCTACTATCACAAGGAAAAGGTTAATACTTTAAGTATATGTTTCACCTAGTACTCCACCAACACCCATTACAGAAAAGATTAAAGGACAGATTTACAAGTATGAACGACAAACAAACAGATTGTAAGTGACATAATCTCAAAGGCATGAGCAAAGTGAACAGTCAAATCTCGACTATATATAGTTAATTATTTTGCCAACTATGTTTCAATGAAGTATATATTAGTTATTGAAAATACGAAATTGTGGGTTTGTTTACAGATCATTAAGACCCATGTTCAAAGTTCTACATTCGGTTCCACAAGTATTCGAGAAAGCTTTAAAAAGAGCGTCGAGATACTGAAACAAGAGTCACAAACAATAATTACACATGCAATGAATTGGTCTATCCCACACCCTAGGTGGAGCCATCTAATGCCATTGAGGTgataaaatgatgatgatgacgacaaTGGATTGGTCTATCTTAGTGTACTCAACATCTTCCAAATTAGTCTATCATACATTGTTGATTGTACTAAGGCTATTTTCTCTGCATCCAATTAATGAGGAATTGGACTCAGCTTACTAGTGCTGAAGGGAATTATACTTATTAGAGTTGTACATTGGTAAACCTACAAGCATCAAAAATGAgtgaaattttgattaattactTTTAGATGTTAACTTACAGTTACAAATACTAGAAATGATTGTACATTATGATTAAGTACCTAAGTACTAAATGAAGTAATTATAAATATAGTGAACTTATTAGTGCATATTATTGACGTTAATTAGTACTAAAAGTAAGATGTTTGAAGTTCAAGAGAGCATATTCTAAAGGGTTATATTAGGCTTTTCTTAATAATATGACCTTATGTTATATTAGATGCCTTGAGTCTTGGTTTGGAAACTCGGGAAAGGCATTGTCTCTCAAGTGTTTAGTTGATGAATTGCTCAAACGAGCACATAGGTCACTTAAACAAGCAAATGGAATCAGAATGAGGAGCAACTGGTAAGCTCGAACAAGCACTTGGGTTTCTCAAATAATGTATTCAAAC
The sequence above is drawn from the Amaranthus tricolor cultivar Red isolate AtriRed21 chromosome 5, ASM2621246v1, whole genome shotgun sequence genome and encodes:
- the LOC130812602 gene encoding uncharacterized protein LOC130812602, which encodes MGKNSKKQWNQKGSSHRHKNSHSCLEEEDFSFNDSFDRNPTSPHCSTDDENQEEEHEVQNDPENLPYSIDNDSIPSKFSLYQQSVQSPKGDISYLQKFFLMYVGGRAPLHLQEDFCGTALLSTEWLRTDPRRTALGIDLDLEALIWCMKYNVNRVGNDNCSRISLFHGNVLQPLEARLVNTNPEDLIQNVSIQETEDAKINVPTENSLGSEASDSGGNLKKDFSVPARDIVCAFNYSCCCLHKRPELVAYFKHALGALSKKGGIFVMDLYGGASSEHQLKLRRRFPNFTYIWEQAEFDVIQRKTRISLHYQLQKPQRKIRNAFSYSWRLWSLPEIRDCLEEAGFRAVHFWIKEMPDTEKNRSSRGFGTARDDKYKEVSSFPQQDAWNAYVVAVP